The sequence GGTGCTGGGAGAGATCATCCTAAttttgtttcttggttttgtaAGAAGGTAATTTCTTTATCCCGTACTTTATTTAAACTGAAGAAAATGGTGACAAGTAATTTAATTACTACATCGAATAAAAAGATGACAATGTCCTTAGCCATGCATATCCTTTCAGATCAGATTAGGAAATCTACCTTACTTTGCTTGCTGTAAGatcatgcatgtgtgtatatatgttgtACTACCTgttgaacaaaaaaaactttcatgaATATTCATGCCACCGATCAAAGTAATCCCCATGAAAACATATTACTGCAAAAACTCTGTGTATTGGGTCTATCATTCCCAACTTATGGACACATTatgtcctatttttttttcacatgtagAGTATGATGGATGAGACTTTGAGTGATGATTTGAAGCAAATAGCTAGAGGATGCCACACTCGAGTCttgttatataatatatatgatgtaAATGGGTATCGATTTCGGACACATAAATATGAGCAGGAGAGGCCAAATGCAACTACAATAAACAGTGGTTTGGTGACTATAGGACAGGGAGAAAATGGTGAAATGACTGAGTACTATGGTTACAtcaaagaaataatagaaatcaGCTTTGATGGCACCAAACCTCTCACACTTGTGCTCTTCACTTGCCATTGGTTTGACCTAAGCCAAGTCAGGTACTCGCCAAGATATGGCCTGGTTGAAGTTTCTCATGCATCAATCCTTCCCAAGTTTGAGCCATTTGTTATAGCTCATCAAGCGACACAAGTGTATTACATGCCATATCCATGCAAATCTGTACAAGATCtcactaattggtgggttgtaTATAAGGTGCAGCCAATTGGTAGATTAGAAGTACCCACTGATCAAGATTATGATTTTGTCCCCAACACTGATGTTGTCCACTATTTCCAAGAAGATGGCCTGCTTGGCAGTTTTGTAATTGATCTTGGTCTGAACTTTGATAAT is a genomic window of Oryza glaberrima chromosome 7, OglaRS2, whole genome shotgun sequence containing:
- the LOC127780438 gene encoding uncharacterized protein LOC127780438 isoform X2, which codes for MSNLYGGAPRKKVEIWGKFIDEEWTSRGVPTRQQQENILQNGAGRDHPNFVSWFCKKSMMDETLSDDLKQIARGCHTRVLLYNIYDVNGYRFRTHKYEQERPNATTINSGLVTIGQGENGEMTEYYGYIKEIIEISFDGTKPLTLVLFTCHWFDLSQVRYSPRYGLVEVSHASILPKFEPFVIAHQATQVYYMPYPCKSVQDLTNWWVVYKVQPIGRLEVPTDQDYDFVPNTDVVHYFQEDGLLGSFVIDLGLNFDNNSEEATSSRDTEDICNGKDLELLNGSSIQDVNYDDDESYYADSSNEDDEYPTNRDILYDEYF